In Mariluticola halotolerans, one DNA window encodes the following:
- a CDS encoding DUF736 domain-containing protein produces the protein MAQALGYVTKNQNGAFEGTLSMMSLRKKISIQPNRAKESDAQPDFRVYTEDRVEIGGGWNRTGKVSGNDYVSLTFAAPEFGPHKIYANLGRAAGQDDEDVMAILWNPN, from the coding sequence ATGGCACAGGCACTTGGATATGTGACGAAGAACCAGAACGGCGCTTTCGAAGGCACACTTTCGATGATGAGCCTTAGGAAAAAGATCAGCATCCAACCCAACCGGGCCAAGGAAAGCGACGCCCAGCCCGACTTTCGGGTCTATACCGAGGACCGCGTGGAAATCGGTGGCGGCTGGAACCGGACCGGCAAAGTCAGCGGCAACGATTACGTCTCACTGACCTTCGCCGCCCCCGAATTCGGGCCGCACAAGATCTACGCCAATCTCGGCCGCGCCGCCGGACAGGACGATGAAGACGTTATGGCGATCCTCTGGAACCCGAACTAA
- a CDS encoding helix-turn-helix domain-containing protein has translation MTELDPPWEDEAPFLTTKEAARYLRLKPNTLEKLRVYGGGPIYRKHGRHVRYHIDDLNDWSNLRKKDSTADDR, from the coding sequence ATGACCGAACTTGACCCGCCTTGGGAGGATGAGGCGCCGTTCCTGACGACCAAGGAAGCGGCCCGCTATCTGCGCCTCAAGCCCAATACTTTGGAGAAGCTCCGCGTCTATGGCGGCGGACCGATCTATCGCAAACATGGCCGTCATGTGCGGTATCACATCGATGATCTGAACGACTGGTCGAACCTCAGAAAGAAGGATTCGACCGCCGATGACCGGTAA
- a CDS encoding DUF2840 domain-containing protein produces the protein MTGNSFTRVELAFYPEHLNYWLRFGKPTDRIELDKRRSLAVFEPGQVFGYVRWSANEYGTQDWRLTILEAQEPHIMLSRVQGVSPGVEVLLLVRGKGPAKRCLAVLDKLEADGFALEDVSPSYYRHVHVRLSANRKIRSYSHDQHKAHLAVKQVRS, from the coding sequence ATGACCGGTAACAGTTTTACGCGGGTCGAACTCGCCTTCTATCCTGAACATCTCAATTACTGGCTGCGTTTCGGCAAACCCACTGACCGGATCGAACTCGACAAACGTCGTTCGCTCGCCGTGTTCGAGCCGGGCCAGGTCTTCGGCTATGTGCGCTGGTCGGCCAATGAATATGGAACTCAGGATTGGCGTCTGACGATCCTAGAAGCTCAGGAACCTCACATTATGCTGAGCCGCGTTCAGGGTGTATCACCCGGCGTCGAGGTGTTGCTTTTGGTGAGGGGAAAAGGTCCGGCCAAACGCTGTTTGGCCGTGCTGGACAAGCTGGAAGCAGATGGCTTTGCGCTCGAAGATGTATCGCCATCCTACTACCGGCATGTGCATGTACGGCTTTCCGCCAATCGCAAAATCCGGTCCTATTCCCATGACCAGCATAAGGCGCATCTGGCGGTAAAACAGGTGCGGTCATGA
- a CDS encoding S26 family signal peptidase yields MTVISATVLMSATLIELPKKLVYNGSSSSRIGFYWIDEGPIELGDFVLIYAPENARELIETRHYLPPNVPLIKRVVGIGGDEICRHGRNISVNGIGMGVAKSEDLFGRPLPVWQGCRTLDAGRIFVLNFHPDSFDGRYFGPIDRSLIIGRATWIGRLAFF; encoded by the coding sequence ATGACCGTCATTTCAGCAACAGTTCTCATGTCTGCGACTCTGATCGAACTGCCGAAAAAGCTCGTCTACAATGGGTCATCAAGCTCCCGGATCGGCTTCTACTGGATCGACGAGGGGCCGATAGAATTGGGTGATTTCGTGCTGATATACGCGCCGGAAAACGCACGAGAACTGATCGAAACACGGCACTATCTGCCGCCGAATGTGCCCTTGATCAAACGTGTTGTCGGTATCGGTGGCGACGAAATCTGCCGTCATGGGCGCAATATTTCGGTCAACGGGATCGGTATGGGCGTTGCCAAATCCGAAGACCTTTTCGGGCGTCCATTGCCTGTTTGGCAGGGTTGCAGAACCCTCGATGCCGGTCGGATATTCGTTCTCAACTTCCATCCGGATTCCTTCGACGGGCGATATTTCGGGCCGATTGATCGGTCGCTGATTATCGGTCGTGCCACTTGGATTGGGCGGCTTGCGTTCTTTTGA
- a CDS encoding DUF3363 domain-containing protein: MAESPDDRFTPKLGRIRRAGGKRTKSYLNRVLNQISAAGQNGFVIGVGSKQFTGTRIGRGNQVMQHRRVGHSFGPSYRRVVIKTRIVKLKGGGIGAASAHMRYLQREGVAQNNEPGQLYNANSNEADGKALLERSEGDRHQFRFILSAEGATELADLKPFVRDLMQTMEHDLSTKLDWVAVDHFNTGQPHTHIVVRGKDDQGKDLVIARDYIAQGMRRRASEIVTLELGPQTEHELIQKFQRQINQERFTDLDRELVREAGEGGLVAPDKTVTPADRFKQAFRMRRLHYLERLGLAQETHPGEWRLSPKLESTLRRASERGDIIKTLHRALKQAGLDAGASELAIYDPAYANAKIVTGQIVDRGLHDELKDGHYVVVDGADGRLHYVALDPKQDMDDLPVGTIVEVHPASKGVKPSDLAISEIAAGNGGIYSPVLHQAHDPKASSEYVQAHVRRLEALRRVSIVHRFEDGSWEIPDDYQTRVAKLVQDQARYPGQLVLLSAFSLDQQVTAEGATWLDRQLVGSEVIDLRGNRFGKTVEDALLRRQDHLVEQGLAEWDGKSTRYQRNLLMLLQRRELLSAGERLAAEMKLEFVEAHDGQHISGIYKRPVHLASGKFAIIEKSKEFTLVPWRPVLERQLGKTVAGIVKGPSVSFDFSKKKGIGIS; encoded by the coding sequence GTGGCTGAAAGCCCCGATGATCGGTTCACGCCAAAGCTCGGTCGCATACGTAGAGCGGGTGGTAAGCGCACCAAGTCCTATCTCAATCGGGTGCTAAACCAAATATCAGCGGCGGGTCAGAATGGCTTCGTAATTGGTGTTGGTTCGAAACAATTTACAGGCACGCGGATAGGGCGCGGCAATCAGGTCATGCAGCACCGTCGCGTCGGTCACAGTTTCGGACCATCTTATCGTCGTGTGGTGATCAAGACGCGGATCGTCAAACTCAAGGGCGGCGGCATCGGTGCGGCGTCGGCACATATGCGATATCTGCAGCGCGAAGGTGTCGCGCAGAATAACGAGCCGGGTCAGCTCTATAATGCGAATTCCAATGAGGCAGATGGCAAGGCTTTACTGGAACGAAGCGAGGGCGACCGGCATCAGTTCCGGTTCATTCTTTCTGCCGAGGGCGCGACAGAGCTGGCCGATCTAAAACCCTTTGTTCGTGACCTCATGCAAACTATGGAGCATGATCTCAGCACCAAGCTAGATTGGGTGGCGGTCGATCATTTCAACACCGGCCAGCCACATACGCACATTGTTGTGCGCGGCAAGGATGATCAAGGCAAGGATCTGGTGATTGCGCGCGACTATATCGCCCAGGGCATGCGTCGACGGGCAAGCGAGATCGTCACTCTGGAATTGGGGCCGCAGACCGAGCACGAGCTGATCCAAAAATTTCAGCGACAGATCAATCAGGAACGTTTTACCGATCTTGACCGCGAGCTGGTGCGCGAAGCGGGTGAGGGCGGTCTTGTCGCGCCCGATAAAACCGTCACGCCAGCTGACAGGTTTAAACAGGCCTTTAGAATGCGGCGCTTGCACTATCTCGAGCGCCTTGGACTTGCCCAGGAAACCCATCCCGGTGAATGGCGCCTGTCCCCAAAACTTGAATCAACGCTTAGGCGTGCCAGTGAACGCGGTGATATCATTAAGACCCTGCATCGCGCCCTGAAACAGGCCGGGCTCGATGCAGGTGCATCAGAACTTGCAATCTACGATCCTGCCTACGCAAACGCCAAGATTGTCACGGGGCAGATCGTTGATCGCGGACTGCATGATGAACTCAAAGATGGGCACTATGTTGTGGTCGATGGTGCGGACGGACGATTGCATTACGTTGCCCTTGATCCGAAACAAGACATGGATGATCTGCCGGTTGGGACGATTGTCGAAGTACATCCGGCATCGAAAGGTGTGAAGCCATCTGATCTCGCCATCAGTGAAATTGCAGCTGGAAACGGTGGGATTTATTCGCCCGTATTGCATCAAGCCCATGATCCAAAAGCATCTTCCGAATATGTTCAGGCCCATGTGCGGCGGCTCGAAGCTTTGCGGCGCGTTAGTATCGTGCACCGGTTTGAAGATGGTTCTTGGGAAATCCCGGATGATTACCAAACGCGGGTCGCCAAACTGGTTCAAGACCAAGCGCGATACCCAGGGCAGTTGGTTTTGTTATCAGCGTTCTCCCTTGACCAACAGGTCACCGCAGAAGGCGCAACTTGGCTGGATCGCCAGCTCGTTGGGAGTGAGGTGATTGATTTACGTGGAAACAGGTTTGGGAAAACGGTCGAGGACGCGCTTTTGCGACGGCAGGATCATCTGGTCGAGCAGGGGCTGGCCGAATGGGATGGCAAATCCACGAGGTATCAGCGCAATCTGTTGATGCTGTTGCAGCGGAGGGAACTCTTGTCGGCAGGTGAGCGATTGGCCGCAGAAATGAAATTGGAATTCGTCGAAGCGCATGACGGCCAGCACATCAGCGGTATCTACAAACGACCGGTTCATCTCGCCAGCGGCAAGTTTGCGATCATTGAGAAATCGAAGGAGTTTACGCTTGTTCCATGGCGTCCGGTGCTTGAGCGTCAGCTCGGCAAGACTGTTGCGGGTATCGTGAAGGGACCATCGGTGTCGTTTGATTTCTCGAAGAAGAAGGGGATTGGTATCAGTTGA
- a CDS encoding nucleoid-associated protein — MLFRAHWRFISDDAEYFSVKHEGAILGILDEDEITTLSINRMILHVVGDPDSDFNEQPEFEQVEHDEFFLARLQDVDVAPVHEFAEFSETKRLIESIAKGDTPFEKGAQRISRLFAKQHRGNSSDGAFFIFELISDKREDRVYALAKYDYSQAIERFDKDGKSGLRQIVQAFIADRKAIQKSCFVRVVDGVARSAVSARDRTKQAPDLTDYFAGFLDVSRTRSNNELSKALDAVVLRVLKDCKDVLPKKDVRSAYKVAREALRQRDSIDNEAAVEAVLLSADSPEDEGIRTRLEKTVRRVLRTSKLDGVTFKPDRTVFTAPKRQKVQTAEGVNLDYPGSLENNGVSRQAMPGGGTRFIIETAKDLVVDVPIIEKVRA; from the coding sequence TTGTTATTCCGTGCCCATTGGCGTTTCATATCCGATGATGCAGAATACTTCAGCGTCAAACATGAGGGGGCTATTTTGGGCATATTAGATGAGGACGAGATAACGACGTTGTCGATAAATAGGATGATCCTACACGTTGTTGGCGATCCAGATTCAGATTTTAATGAACAACCCGAGTTCGAACAAGTGGAACATGATGAGTTCTTCTTGGCGCGGCTTCAGGATGTGGACGTCGCGCCTGTTCATGAGTTCGCCGAATTCTCCGAGACTAAGCGGCTTATCGAGAGCATCGCGAAAGGCGACACCCCGTTTGAAAAGGGCGCGCAGCGAATTTCTCGCCTGTTCGCCAAGCAACACCGGGGCAACAGCAGCGACGGTGCCTTCTTCATATTCGAGCTCATCAGCGATAAAAGGGAGGACCGAGTCTATGCCTTGGCAAAATACGACTACAGTCAAGCCATCGAAAGGTTCGACAAAGACGGCAAGAGTGGGCTGCGTCAAATCGTTCAAGCATTCATCGCTGATCGCAAGGCTATACAGAAGTCTTGCTTTGTCCGAGTTGTGGATGGTGTCGCGAGATCGGCGGTATCTGCCCGCGACAGAACTAAGCAGGCACCAGACCTGACGGACTACTTCGCTGGGTTTCTCGACGTGTCGCGCACCCGCTCTAATAACGAGCTATCCAAGGCGCTCGACGCAGTTGTGCTTAGGGTCCTAAAGGACTGCAAAGACGTATTGCCCAAGAAAGACGTCAGGTCCGCATACAAGGTGGCACGTGAGGCGCTCCGGCAGCGTGATAGCATTGACAATGAAGCTGCTGTCGAGGCAGTTCTTCTCTCGGCCGACAGTCCAGAGGACGAAGGCATCAGGACCCGACTCGAAAAAACGGTGAGACGCGTGCTAAGGACAAGCAAACTGGACGGCGTGACCTTCAAACCGGATCGAACCGTATTTACCGCCCCCAAGCGTCAGAAGGTACAAACCGCTGAGGGCGTCAATCTGGACTACCCCGGCTCACTCGAAAACAATGGCGTAAGCCGACAGGCGATGCCCGGCGGCGGCACGCGTTTCATCATCGAAACCGCCAAGGACCTAGTCGTCGATGTCCCTATCATTGAAAAAGTTCGGGCGTAG
- a CDS encoding conjugal transfer protein TraG, which produces MTPTKLLIGQIFIVFSIVIGAVWGATQWAAQQLAFQAGLGPAWFEVAGYPVYSPWRLFEWWYAYEAYAPTIFKKAGVIAALGGVFGMVVAIAGSLWRARQNRLVTTYGSSRWATKSEITKSGLFDPDGVFLGRLKSQYLRHDGPEHVMCFAPTRSGKGVGLVIPTLLSWPHSAVIHDIKGENWQLTSGWRSKFSHCLLFNPTDPASAKYNPLLEVRKGRFEVRDVQNIADILVDPEGALERRNHWEKTSHSLLVGVILHVLYAEKEKTLTRVASLLSDPSRSFERTLRVMMSTNHLGTDDVPQVHPVVAQAARELLNKSENERSGVLSTAMSFLGLYRDPTIAETTSACEWRIADLVDAERPVSLYLVIPPSDISRTKPLVRLILNQIGRRLTEKLEGEAGKSNRHQLLMMLDEFPALGRLDFFESSLAFMAGYGVRSFLIAQSLNQISKAYGENNSILDNCHVRIAFATNDERTAKRISDSLGTATELRAQRNYAGHRLAPWLAHVMVSRQETARPLLTPGEVMQLPSDKEIVMISGQPPIKAKKLRYFEDSNFSGRVSSPPGLNVGGPYGDRPRQRPDDWGDQTRTTSSALVRPWSEIVSGADEDEGGLKRHPALPEEATFSSEPDQAPDAGLLDDEFDPNESKRMERLARTTNSVNRAHAMNTGIGGQVDDDLLPKF; this is translated from the coding sequence ATGACCCCTACAAAACTTCTTATTGGCCAGATCTTTATTGTGTTCTCCATCGTGATCGGCGCGGTGTGGGGCGCGACGCAATGGGCTGCACAGCAGTTGGCGTTTCAGGCGGGGCTTGGTCCGGCCTGGTTTGAGGTTGCAGGTTACCCCGTTTACTCACCTTGGCGTCTGTTCGAATGGTGGTATGCCTATGAAGCGTATGCGCCGACCATTTTCAAAAAGGCTGGTGTCATTGCCGCACTGGGTGGTGTGTTTGGAATGGTCGTTGCCATAGCCGGTTCCCTCTGGCGCGCCCGTCAGAACCGCTTAGTCACCACATATGGTTCATCGCGCTGGGCCACCAAATCAGAAATCACCAAATCGGGCCTGTTCGATCCCGACGGCGTATTCCTCGGTCGCCTAAAATCCCAATATCTCCGTCATGACGGCCCTGAACATGTGATGTGCTTTGCGCCAACACGTTCGGGCAAGGGCGTCGGGCTGGTTATTCCGACATTGCTGAGTTGGCCGCATTCGGCGGTGATCCACGACATAAAAGGTGAAAACTGGCAGCTGACCTCGGGCTGGCGGTCAAAGTTCTCGCATTGCCTGCTGTTCAACCCGACCGATCCGGCGAGCGCCAAATACAATCCGCTGCTGGAAGTGCGCAAAGGCCGGTTCGAAGTCCGCGATGTGCAAAACATTGCCGATATTCTGGTCGATCCTGAAGGCGCGCTGGAACGACGCAATCATTGGGAAAAGACCAGCCATTCCTTGCTGGTCGGTGTGATCCTGCATGTCCTTTATGCCGAGAAGGAAAAAACCCTCACCAGAGTAGCATCGCTCCTATCCGACCCGTCCAGATCATTCGAGCGCACGCTCCGGGTGATGATGAGTACCAACCATCTGGGAACAGATGACGTCCCACAAGTGCATCCCGTTGTAGCGCAAGCTGCGCGCGAGCTTCTCAACAAGTCCGAGAATGAACGCTCCGGGGTGTTATCGACGGCAATGTCGTTCCTGGGCCTCTACCGCGATCCGACAATTGCCGAGACGACGAGTGCCTGCGAATGGCGGATTGCTGACCTGGTCGATGCCGAGCGGCCCGTCTCCCTCTATCTGGTCATTCCGCCTTCGGACATTTCCCGGACAAAGCCACTGGTGCGTTTGATCCTCAATCAGATCGGTCGTCGCCTGACCGAAAAGTTGGAAGGTGAGGCGGGCAAATCCAATCGCCATCAATTGCTGATGATGCTGGACGAGTTCCCTGCATTAGGGCGCTTGGATTTCTTCGAAAGTTCCCTAGCATTTATGGCCGGGTATGGCGTGCGCAGCTTTTTGATCGCGCAATCGCTCAACCAGATTTCAAAGGCCTATGGCGAGAACAATTCCATCCTCGACAATTGTCATGTGCGGATTGCTTTTGCCACCAATGACGAACGCACGGCCAAACGTATCTCGGATTCTCTTGGCACAGCGACGGAACTGCGCGCCCAGCGCAATTATGCCGGTCATCGGCTGGCACCCTGGTTGGCCCACGTCATGGTCTCACGTCAGGAGACCGCGCGGCCATTGCTGACGCCGGGCGAGGTGATGCAGCTGCCCAGCGACAAAGAGATCGTGATGATTTCCGGCCAGCCGCCGATCAAAGCCAAGAAACTTAGGTATTTCGAGGATTCAAACTTTTCAGGCCGGGTCAGCTCCCCGCCCGGTTTGAACGTGGGCGGTCCCTACGGGGATCGCCCACGACAAAGACCGGATGACTGGGGTGATCAAACTCGGACCACCAGTTCTGCTCTCGTACGCCCATGGTCGGAAATCGTCTCAGGTGCGGACGAAGATGAGGGCGGTCTCAAGCGCCATCCGGCACTGCCCGAGGAAGCGACCTTCAGTTCCGAACCCGATCAGGCACCGGACGCCGGGCTGCTGGACGATGAGTTTGACCCAAATGAATCCAAACGCATGGAGCGGCTTGCCCGCACCACCAACAGCGTCAATCGCGCCCACGCCATGAACACCGGCATCGGTGGCCAAGTTGATGATGACCTTTTGCCAAAGTTTTAG
- a CDS encoding CopG family transcriptional regulator: MKPRLNVHVTDELFDKVEIAAKRPGVTKAAVVEAALLGFFSKEFDDQRDGALIRRLDRMTRQYDRLERNLSVTTETLALFIRFFLTVTPPLPNADQDAARALGKERFEYFISQLGRRLAGGKNMIRDVLEEISTTESDFFTEAEIEALKAVRENGSAKSQSEDRGGDDA; encoded by the coding sequence ATGAAACCCCGCCTCAATGTGCATGTCACCGACGAGCTATTCGATAAGGTCGAGATCGCTGCCAAGCGGCCCGGTGTGACCAAAGCCGCCGTAGTCGAGGCGGCGTTGCTCGGGTTCTTCTCCAAGGAATTCGACGATCAGCGCGATGGGGCACTCATTCGCCGTTTGGATCGGATGACAAGGCAATATGACCGGTTGGAGCGCAACCTCTCTGTGACAACCGAGACATTGGCCTTGTTCATCCGGTTCTTTCTCACCGTCACGCCGCCTTTGCCCAATGCCGATCAGGATGCGGCGCGGGCGCTTGGCAAGGAGCGGTTTGAATACTTTATCAGCCAGCTCGGGCGTCGCCTGGCGGGTGGCAAGAACATGATCCGCGATGTGCTCGAAGAGATTAGCACGACGGAAAGCGACTTCTTCACCGAAGCCGAGATCGAGGCGCTGAAAGCGGTGCGTGAGAACGGATCAGCCAAGTCTCAATCAGAAGATCGGGGAGGGGATGATGCGTGA
- the trbB gene encoding P-type conjugative transfer ATPase TrbB, with protein MRDRFNPTTRDRQRTMLRTAMGPEIAEALADPLVIEVMANPDGRLWVDRHGEGRSDTGSTLEPAQVERIIRLAASHVGQECYAERPVVSAELPETGERFEGLLPPVVASPCFAIRKPAQKLYRLTDYVQAQIMTPLQAKALADAVAERKNIVVVGGTSSGKTTLVNALLDEVAASGDRVILIEDTRELQCAAEDSVNVRTKPGVASLADLVRSTLRLRPDRIVIGEVRGAEALDMLKAWNTGHPGGITTLHANSAHAGLYRLEQLIQEAVVSVPRRLIAEAVDVVVFINGRGASRRIETVAALEGLTQDGDYRLISLVPDPSNPTA; from the coding sequence ATGCGTGATCGGTTCAACCCCACAACCCGTGATCGCCAACGCACCATGTTGCGCACAGCCATGGGGCCGGAAATCGCTGAGGCGCTTGCCGATCCACTGGTGATTGAAGTGATGGCCAATCCCGATGGCAGGCTTTGGGTTGATCGCCATGGCGAGGGCCGCAGCGACACCGGCAGCACGCTTGAACCGGCGCAGGTTGAGCGGATCATCCGGCTGGCTGCAAGCCACGTGGGGCAGGAATGCTATGCCGAGCGGCCTGTCGTGTCGGCAGAATTACCCGAAACCGGTGAGAGGTTTGAAGGTCTGTTGCCGCCGGTAGTGGCGTCACCCTGTTTTGCCATCCGAAAACCGGCGCAAAAGCTCTATCGGCTGACGGACTATGTCCAAGCCCAGATCATGACACCGCTCCAGGCCAAGGCCTTGGCCGACGCGGTTGCCGAGCGAAAGAACATCGTCGTAGTGGGCGGGACAAGTTCGGGCAAGACCACTCTGGTCAACGCGCTACTTGATGAAGTCGCCGCCAGTGGTGACCGCGTGATCCTGATCGAGGACACACGTGAGCTGCAATGCGCTGCAGAGGACAGTGTTAATGTCCGGACCAAGCCAGGGGTCGCGTCGCTGGCTGATCTGGTGCGCTCAACCCTACGCTTACGTCCCGACAGGATTGTCATTGGCGAGGTGAGGGGTGCCGAGGCTCTCGACATGCTCAAGGCCTGGAACACGGGTCATCCGGGCGGCATCACGACGCTGCATGCCAATTCTGCTCATGCGGGCCTCTATCGACTTGAACAGCTCATTCAGGAAGCCGTCGTCTCGGTGCCGCGTCGTCTGATTGCCGAAGCCGTGGACGTGGTGGTGTTCATCAACGGGCGCGGCGCCAGCCGTCGCATCGAAACCGTCGCCGCGCTCGAAGGTCTGACCCAGGACGGCGATTACCGGCTGATTTCACTTGTTCCCGACCCATCCAATCCAACTGCCTGA
- a CDS encoding TrbC/VirB2 family protein: protein MRSSKTNLSFPSIHRSAVCLLLTTSVVLALPDAAYAAGSGMPWEAPLASILESIEGPVARIVAVIIIVITGLSLAFGESSGGFRRLIQIVFGLSIAFAATSFFLSFFSFGGGALV from the coding sequence ATGCGTTCATCCAAAACCAATTTGTCATTTCCCTCTATTCACCGGTCTGCAGTTTGCCTGTTGTTGACCACTAGCGTGGTGTTGGCATTGCCGGATGCGGCTTATGCTGCTGGATCGGGCATGCCCTGGGAAGCTCCACTCGCTTCGATCTTGGAATCCATTGAAGGACCAGTCGCGCGCATTGTTGCGGTGATCATCATTGTTATCACCGGCCTTTCCTTAGCCTTTGGGGAAAGCTCAGGCGGTTTCCGGCGACTGATCCAGATCGTCTTTGGACTGTCGATTGCCTTCGCCGCCACCAGTTTTTTCCTGTCGTTCTTTTCCTTCGGCGGCGGGGCTTTGGTTTGA
- a CDS encoding VirB3 family type IV secretion system protein, translated as MGVAGFEVPLHRSLTEPILMGGAPRNVAIINGTLAAALGLGLQLWIVGLLVWVIGHGIAVFAARKDPAFAIVLVRHVRHKGFLTC; from the coding sequence ATGGGCGTTGCCGGTTTTGAAGTCCCCCTACATCGATCTCTGACAGAGCCGATCCTGATGGGTGGCGCGCCGCGCAATGTCGCGATCATCAACGGCACATTGGCCGCTGCCTTGGGCCTCGGCCTGCAGCTCTGGATCGTCGGATTGCTGGTCTGGGTGATTGGCCACGGCATCGCTGTCTTCGCCGCCCGCAAGGACCCGGCCTTTGCAATCGTTCTGGTCCGTCACGTCAGACATAAAGGGTTTCTTACATGCTGA